The sequence below is a genomic window from Oreochromis niloticus isolate F11D_XX linkage group LG3, O_niloticus_UMD_NMBU, whole genome shotgun sequence.
ttatttctccctgatatccgatccagtaatttaggtcaggatCAGACCGATACTGTATATCTGATCGGTCCATCCCtaaatcaaacctctgtaactttgcttcacttcagcagcatcagctcatgttcacatgttgattcatggtttgcttcagtttttgatcgactgcagaatattttgaaggttatctgctataaaaagccagaacagcaaaatctgcttcatgtgtttctgtttgatcctcagtgactttgacacaaaggcctctgctgtgatgatcacacctctgatcaagtctcacagtgtcacaactgataaatgatcagagttagaagatttctgactgtctgctgtgtgccgtgacctttgacctgctaaagagagtcagctgtggattattcattgttgtgtctgatacttagaaccATGAGGAAGAagctacacagttaatcagggtccaCTCTCTCTGAATTaggaaaggtgggcaggccgcatgtgggccgcgggccatacgttgagtatcactgtttgaaatgtgaacattgttctgctgcagtcaatggactaaaccagagaagaagaaaacagactttaccatgaagatcctcagtgtggatcagtataatatcagcctgatgtctgcagtttagtgtcagcacaactttcacatcatattcatctcagcacaactaaaacatgctgactgacctcagagtttcaagtccacatcctggactctccaggaaaccacacagatgcttcactcctgaatcctgcaggtagTTGTTGTTTAAGAAATAGTGGGAGTCactactcaggtccagctctctcagatgggaggggttggacttcagcgctgctgccagataatcacagctgatctttgacaaaccacattccttcaatctgtataaagaatgaaagatgtaagtttattagacaaagtgtgagcttggaatcattcagtgtttcatcatctgttcagagctgaagaaggttcagaatgtagaagtttagaaaatggaaactccaaacagctgaagccaacaggaagcagcttcaaacaaacacaacaagagaaaaaactctgaatgtttcacattaaagtcgtacatttcaAACAAGTGTATTTTAAAGACAGCGTCACTGATGATCATCTTCTGCtcagttaaaataaatgaagctCTAAAGGGCTCAGTCTTTATCTCCAATAAACAAAGCTGATCATGGAGACCCACCAGGTCAGCTGATCTATGGACAGCACGAGCATCTTTAACTAAGTGTGAGAGGTGAGCAGTCTTTGGAAGCCTTTACTGTCTGATAGTGATGTTTAAACTCAGAGCAGGATTTGGAtcattattttccttttcttctatTATTATGTTCAGCTTCTGCTTCACAGATAATCACTGAGATGTTTCCCACTGTTGGACAAACTTTCACAGTTTCTTCATAAAGGAGATCTCCTGTGGAGTCCATCTGTGCACACACAGTACTACCAAACTCATCTcatactgaacacacacactttgtagGAATCATCAGTACTTTGACTGTTTCTCAGGTTAGCTTCAGGTTATCCATTTAGCATTTCTCCAGTCTGAGTCACAGAGTGTCACATGACGTGACAGAAGCTGATTGGTCAGCTGCAGTGATGGTGGTGGAGCAGCATTAACGATGATGCTGTAGAACAACAGGAACACAGGATATCAGACTGTTAGTGGGTTTCATCATTCCTGCTGCACTGTTTGTCCTTCTTATTGAAGTGACCTGCTGAGAGCTCACACTGTTCTCTGTAGAAATGATGTCAGTCTGACTCGTCACATGTTTGGAGGCATGTTTGATGTTTGCTCTTCTGGAAACTCTCAGTATCAAATATGGAAGATGCAAAGTAGACACGCTTCAGTCTGTATGGACCTGTTTCTGTAGCTGCCACCATCATTCTACATGTTTCTACATCAGCTTATCAAATCCTGTCTGCTGTTAAAGTCTTTATTTATTACTCTTCACCTGCTTCACTGACACTGTGTGGGCGGAGCTCAGCTCCACCCACACAGTGACAGCTCCTCTCTGGAGCTAAACTTCTGCTTCATCTCCGcctcttttctcttcttcagtGTTCTGCAGCCACGGAGCCTCACAGCCGTTAGCACACCCATACCTGACCAGCTAGCATTACCCAGCATGCCGTGCAGCAGTGTCAGTTTGTAAATGTGCAATAATTCCTGCTCCAAACTGTTTCACAGATtgctgtgtgccgtgacctttgacctgctaaagagagtcagctgtggattattcattgttgtgtctgatacttagaaccATGAGGAAGAagctacacagttaatcagggtcccctctctctgaattaggaaaggtgggcaggccgcgtgtgggccgcgggccatacgttgagtatcactgtttgaaatgtgaacattgtcctgctgcagtcaatggactaaaccagagaagaagaaaacagactttaccatgaagatcctcagtgtggatcagtataatatcagcctgatgtctgcagtttagtgtcagcacaactttcacatcatattcatctcagcacaactaaaacatgctgactgacctcagagtttcaagtccacatcctggactctccaggaaaccacacagatgcttcactcctgaatcctgcaggtagTTGTTccagctcaggtccagctctctcagatgggaggggttggacttcagcgctgctgccagataatcacagctgatctctgacaaaccacagtgctccaatctgtataaagaatgaaagatgcaagtttattagacaaagtgtgagcttgaaatcattcagtgtttcatcatctgttcagagctgaagaaggttcagaatgtagaagtttagaaaatggaaactccaaacagctgaagccaacaggaagcagcttcaaacaaacacaacaagagaaaaaactctgaatgtttcacattaaagtcgtacatttcaAACAAGAGTGTTTTAAAGACAGCGTCACTGATGATCATCTTCTGCTCAGTAAAACTTTGGTCATTTCCTGTTTAGATGAGTTATGTTTGCTTGGGTAGTTGTTTggtcctgctcctcacatacaaggtcttaaataatcaggccccatcttatcttaatgaccttgtagtaccatatcaccctattagagcacttcgctctcgctctgcaggcttacttgttgttcctagagtatttaaaagtagaatgggaggcagagccttcagttttcaggcccctcttctgtggaaccagcttccagtttggattcgggagacagacactatctctactttcaagattaggcttaaaactttcctttttgctaaagcatatagttagggctggaccaggtgaccctgaatcctcccttagttatgctgcaatagacgtaggctgccggggattcccatgatgcattgagtttttcctttccagtcacctttctcactcactatgtgttaatagacctctctgcatcgaatcatatctgttattaatctctgtctctcttccacagcatgtctttatcctgttttccttctttcaccccaaccggtcgcagcagatggccccgcccctccctgagcctggttctgacagaggtttcttcctgttaaaagggagtttttccttcccactgtcgccacagtgcttgctcagagggggtcaaatgattgttgggtttttctctgtatttattattgtagggtctccctataaagtgccttgaggcgactgttgttgtgatttaacactgtataaatcaaattgaattgaattctgtTAAATTATTGCAGAATGTCCATATTATatccaaacaaaataaaagtgaactATTTGGCACTGTCTCCAGCTTTCAGATCCACATAACATTAATGAACCGCATCCTGACAGCTGCAGCCAAGGTTCCCTTCATTGCTTTGATCACATGGTCCTCATCAGTCTCCCTTGTTAGAAATCTGTGGGGCACAGCGACTGGTGGAATGACGTCTGCAGCCATGGCATCTGAAGAGCTGACTTTTCGAATTAAGTCCTTGAATGGACCCAGAACAGATATCACCTTCTTCAGTAGTGTCCACTGGTGAGCCATGAGCATATCAGGGAGTCCATATTCAGACACGAATATTTCCAGAGCCCGTTTCTGCCCAATCAATGACTATCCAGTGCCGTTACAGCGGGTCTGAACGTCTTGCTGGTGCCGCTTCGCAGATTGGTTGATATGTACTCGAGACGGGACCTCATGAACAACCAGCTGGAGAGTGTGAGCAGTACAAGGTAGGCTGGGCAGCTCAGCATCACTCATGGCATTAATCATATTTCTTGCGTTGTCCGGAGCACGACATCTTCAGTATATCCCAGGTCTGAAGCATGCTATCGAAAGCAGCTGCGATGGTTTGGCTTGTGTGCGAGCCCCTGAACGACTTTGCATGTAGTGGACTTGATGACGAACAAACTCCTCATCAATCCACTGCGCCGTTAAACTGAGGAGTGACATCAGGGACACATTGCTTGTCCAAATGTCTGTACTGAAACTGAAGCCTGAAACTTCCTGCATGTGGTtatgcatgtgttttttttactcttcAAAAGGTTTTGGCATCATTATGTCCGTGATGTATGGGCGGCTGGGAATCTCATATCGCGGCTCGAGTATGCCGAGAAGACGGCGAAATCCTACATTTTCCACGACCGACAGCGGCTGGTCATCCAGAGCGATAAAATGAGTCAGAGCCTCTGTTATTTTAACTGCTCGTGGATTTTCTCTTGACATTTTTCGTCACTTTTCCAAAACCTGAGTTAAAGTTGGCTGTTCTGGTTTTGCGTTAGCCTTAGTAAACTTGGTGTATTCCAGCACATGATGTGTTCTCAGATGTTTTATTAAATCGCTTGTATTGAACGATGTACTCTCCTATTTACCTGTCCCCTGTACAGGACGGCATCCTCCACTCCGACATCcgccctgtatgcaaactgtaGTGGGTACAACATGCCCAGGACCCACTACAGTTTGCATACAAGGCGGATGTCGGAGTGGAGGATGCCATCCTGTATCTCCTACATAGAGCccactcacacctggacaagggAAAAGGCACAGTGAGGaaccataaacaaccagaggagtctgttcagtgacaggttgcttctcccaaagacaagaaccagcagacttaaaaaagtcctttgtcccacacgccatcagactgtttaactcctctctggaggggagacaggaggacagagggggggaacaactgagctgtagttccttttcactgtgcaatagattttgttaatatccaacagtgcaatagacttcaatacttgaaatgtgcaattcccttgtattcttattcctatttattctgtTTATCCCTTTGTAtgctctgtatttatatatgtctctgtatttatatatgtctctgtatttatatatgtgtatatttggTATATTTCCGCTCACATTCTGTAACTTCTATCAGTGCTGTGCtattggaaaccgaatttcccagaggaacccacctgagggattaataaagttttatctaatctaatctaaaacCTTACCAGTACACAATTTGCACTCGGCCTTGCTTCTGTGGAGCCGCCAGTCTCACTTGCCTAACCCTGTTCCTGTTCAGCGTGACATGTGCCCCCAGCAGCCAATCTAAAAAATTACAACTGAAATGACAAGCCACCCTCTGACTCATGAAATAAGTTGGTATCGGTTAACCTTTACAATTATGagtacacacacattttacagtattgGCCCTGATAACTGATCCCAGTATCGGTACATCCCTATTTATTAGCGTTGACATTcatgtctttcttttctctctctctgtttctaaACAAACTCAAAGTCTCTGCAGCCTGGTTTTATTTGCTATCATCAGATCTTCAACAGCCTCATTCACATTTCTCACACACTCTAcagcagaggttcccaaagtgtggggcccgccccctaggggggcgtagagccattgcaggggggcgcggtatgaaaagggaaaaaaaaaaaaaaaagagcgcttggacactgtggacacgggctcccacataaacgcaaagcaggagatgaagcatcgccaaatatgtttccaaatcaacttccttccaagccaaagactagaaaatatggtgaagcatatcttccctttggcttcacctgcacaggtgccaaggtaggtctcccctgcaaaattagtttccctgcgtcgggagcagcgctgggctctccaaatcacggacaaacaggatcccacattcttgatttttagttcacaaacacttcttgtaataactaactactcctgacattttggacatgttagctctttatgcagtaaagttacagtgggatacaaataatatcaggctgatcctgccgtaatttgttccccctgttcaaatcacggacaaacagtatcccacagctgtttatgtttttgaacccattttgcacagagaggcatttttttgaaaaatgtattgacagcaatgttgaatattattacacaggaaaaaaaacaactacacgtaaaataattacaccgtgacgcctctgcctttctaaatggagggacagtaactgcgtgtgtatatgtaagcgtgtaaaacctgcagatagtcagattaacagtattttgtctctatctcccattctgcaattcatctcatgtaaacaataacgtggcgcacagcgtgacgtgaaaagaggcacatacctttgacgttgcgtgacgaactctgtattcctcgtccacacataaaggcataaaaggagttttaaataatctccgttttcggtgaatcgaaacgccgtttacgtgttgacgaaaagcccaaacgcatacaaacagctgcgttttcaaaaatacccgtgtaggtgtggacgcgaacgtttttcttgtaaaaaaggggggcctggcaaaaaaagtttaggAACCACTGCTCTACAGCCTATTCAGTACTGACTTCATCTTCACTGACTGATGAAGCACAATATGAACCTGTGGAGGCTAAAAACTGTCCTGTCAAACATCTCCCCATCACcactccacttctgtcagccttTAAACGAACCCTGCTTAAGTCTGTCACTTCTATTTGGAGCCAAGAGGAAAAACTGTTGTTTAGTCGTTTGGAAAGACACGACATTTCTGAAAGCACTCAAACTTCTTCACATTTGTCTTCAGACACATCCTGAACAATTAGGAACTAAAGAAAGTTTCAAAGATCAATCAAAGATctgaaatatagaaaaacaacaacagctgcagtcagtgaactcacctcagagtctccagtcgACAGTTTGGACTCTCCAGTCCAGCACACAGAAGTTTCACACCTGAATCCTGCAGTTTGTTCTtactcatgtccagctctgtcagatgggaggggttggacttcagggCTGAGGCCACAACTTCACAGTGAGTCTCTGAGAGTCCACACTTACACAATCTGTGATTatggaaaatataaaatgtgttattataaaagaagaaaatctgcattataaacacagactgaatgtacatgaagacaaaacagagtgACGTCATAATCTGATGAACATCTGCTCTTCACATCTGTGCTTCAGCTCCTCTTACTGTGTTCAACATGACACAATGATTCAGTCTCTCTCAGACCTTCAGACTTTTAATGAGAatctttgtttggctttaatCTGCAGATGAGGGAGGAAGATGGCGTCACATTTAGGCTTCCATAATATCCACAGTCTGTCAGTGAGATCTGATCTAGACTCAGAGTGAAGAAACACATTcggactgtttcctgttttgaatctagaacattttgaatgagttcagctcagtgaagagttCCAGCTGGaaagatgatctctgtttgctacctgctgctgtcaggtacGACTGTTCATGTCCACACGCAGGAAAAACCTGCTGACTGTTACCAAACGGAGCAGAAATCTCACCACTGGACAATAATGATGAAtgaactcagagctgctgatatCAGATCGATTTCaactaaacaaagaaatgatTGGCTCATTTTAGCTTTCTGAGCCATTAGTCTGCAGGTTTATCACTAGTTGGCAGAAAAAGATTTGTTTTCCTGTTCTGGGCTTCAGTGTTTAGGACTCCAGATCCAGGTGACAGCAAGTCAAAATGATGTTACCTGTCTGTGTCCAGCAGCAACCTGTGTTCACTTTGAATATTGTTATAAACTGACATGGATCAGTTTGTCTTTGgcaaaaaacacagcagtgaatTCCATCAGCAGAAAACAGGGACGACATTTCAGCAGCAACAACTAAACACTGAACAATCAGCTCTGTGATTAATGAGGACATGAAGTCAGACATTTGTCATTAGGAGCAGCAACAGGAATGAGAGTGAATCCATGTGCTGCTGTGACATCAGCGTTAGCTCacatatttgacacatgttCAGTCCAGATGTCAGCAGTGTCTTCTCACTCAGTTTGTCCCACTGTTGGCAGTAAGAGAGCACAGCTGGTTCACCTCTGAGCCCTCACTCTGAACCACAGCTCTGTCACTCAGGGACGTCAGTGCATCACACTAAACCAGAGTCTTCCTCAGCACCTTCATCCTCACTCACCATGTTTATGCCACTAAACTCTGTCTGTAGTTTGGTCTGTAGTCAGAGGAGAAGCTCAGACGGTGACTGCTCTGGATATTTGTCACtgtttttaacattagagtTCACTTCACTACAAAGAAGCTCTTCATAGATTCTTATTTCTGTCTTCTCTCTAACAGGAGCATCTGAatgaccaacaacagcagcagcagatttaAAATACTGCCCCCTAATCACACAACACAGGTACTACATGTAGATGtaagtaaatggcctgtatttgtatagcgctttacacgttcagtcatccacccattcacacattggtgatggcaagctacattgtagccacagctgccctggggcgcactgacagaggtgaggctgccggacactggcgccaccgggccctctgaccaccaccagtaggtaacgggtgaagtgtcttgccagAGCcttgtcggagccggggctcgaaccggcaaccttccgattacaagacgaactgccaactcttgagccactaCCAATGCAGGATCACACACACTTCCTGATCAACAgaaaatatcattttatttgaGAATTTCAAAATAATGAGAGTCGTTTAATACTGTGTAAATCTGAAGAACTAAACTACTAATCTACACTAATTAATGATGTTAATGATCACATCTGGACTCACCCagcctttctgcagttcctcacagctgCAGTCAGTCTCAGTCGTCCCTCTGTTGATGTGTTGTACTTCTGCAGGTCAAACTCATCcagaacctcctctgacatctgcagcatgaaggcCAGAGCTGAGCACTGGATCTCAGTGAGTTCCTTCTCTGATCTGTTCTCTGACTTCAGGAACTCTTGGATCTCCTGGTGTACTGAGAGGTcgttcatctccatcagacagtggaagatgttGATGCTTCTGTCAGGAGAGATTTTATCACTGTTCATCTTCTTCAGGTTGTTGATGACTGTCTGGATGGTTTCTGGACTGATCTCTGTCTGACCCAGCAGACCTCCTAAGAGTCTCTGGTTGGACTCCAGACAGAGGCCATGAAGGAAGCGAACAAACAGGTCCAGGAGGCCATTTTTACTCTGGATGGATTTCTTTATGATTAGCTTGAGAAAATCATCCAGAGATGActtcttgcatgtttttccCAGGAAGTCCTGCAGCAcctctgacttcctgttggtgtaacagtggaacatgtagactgcagccagaaactcctgaatgctcagatgaacaaagcagtaaactggtttctggaagatcacacactctcttttgaagatctctgtacaaactcctgagtacaccgaggcctctgtgacatccagaccacactgctccaagtcttcttggtagaacatgatgtttcctttctccagatgttcaaacgccagcctccccagcttcagaagaacttcCCTGTCTGCCTCCATCAGCTCCTGTGGACTCGTCTCATGTCCCTCAtggtacttgttcttcttcctctttgtctgaaccagcaggaagtgtgagtacatgtcagtcagggtcttgggcagctctcctctctcctctgtagtcaacatgtgctccagaactgtagcagtcatccagcagaagactgggatactacacatgatgtggaggctcctggatgtcttcatgtgggagatgattctgctggacagctcttcatcactgaatctcctcctgaagtactcctccttctgggcatcagtgaagcctcgtacttctgttagcctgtcaacacatgtaggagggatctgattggctgctgcaggtcgggaagttatccagacgagagccgagggaagcagattcccctcgatgaggtttgtcagcagctggctgactgatgacttctgtgtgacatcagacagaagcttcctgttggtgaaatccaatgaaagtctgctttcatccaggccgtcaaagatgaacaaaagattacacacagtgagctgctctgctgtgacgctctgtaatgttggatggaaaacatggatCAGCTCCAGGagactgtactgctcatctctgaccaagttcagctccctgaatgaaagcagaaccaccGGACTGATGTGTTGGTTCTCcaagccctctgcccagtccagagtgaacttctgcactgagaaggtttttccaacaccagcgacgccgttggtcagaaccactctgatggATCTCTGTTGGTCAGgaaaggctttaaagatgtcctggcaGCTGATTGGAGTGTCATGGAGGGCGTCCATCTTggaagctgtctccagctgcctcacctcatgttgggtatgaacctcttcactctgtccctctgtgatgtagagctcagtgtagatgctgttgaggagggttctacttcctgtttcatcacttccttcagtcacactttcacatctcctcctcagactgatcttatgttcatctaaaacctcctgcagaccaacatctgctgaaagaatgaaaaacaatgagactaaagagaaagaaaactcttcaatgtctgaacaacaacaagaaagttttcagaaatgagtccatcagcagacagatgttcagtcttactttgtacacagctgctctgactggcCGTCTGCAGTCCAGCTCTGGTTCTGGATCTTTTTCCACACTGGGGACAGGAGGAGtctcctgatgaagcagactggtcCCAGTATGAGGAGATGCACTGTCTGCAGAACCAGTGTCCACAGCTGGTAGAGACTGGATCCTTCAGGACGTCCTGACACAAAGCACAGCAGGACAGCTCCTCCTCACAAACaccactcctcttcctcttcctccctctgtgAACATATTTCTTTATCACTAAAATTATTTACTGTTAGTGACAAACATCCAGATTTGATGACACTGTGCAGAAGCTCTGATGGTCACAGAGAAAAGTCAAAGTGGAGAAACTTGTGTTTGAATTCAGAATCAGAGTTTCCTTTGCTGTTCCTGTCTTATTAAACACAGAGTGATCAGCCTACAAACTGCACAGTAAAAGCCTTCATCACAGAGCTGATTATGTCCTTCACTGGATGTACTGGAAGTTTGGGATCCATCACTTTgaactgacctttgacctcctctAAAAACTGTGGTGGAGCAGCGGTGTCACATTCAGAgctttcagctttattttgaaagagttcAGTCAGCAGGAAGTGACCTTCTGGGTtctgattttctttctcttattttacagaagtgaagaagaagaactaAAAGGTTTGAAATCATCTgagttatattttttaacattgccaccaaattgagttcagcctccAGCAGTAACTTTGTTTCATGATGCCTCCCTGATGATGTGATGTTTGACTACAAACCTGTTTATGTGTTAGACATTAATCACATGAACACAGGCAGAAAAAAGAAGCCAATGAAACAAATGACAGAAACGTGTTCATTCACTGCCATAATCCATATTGTATATGTACTGATCTttataaagaacaactctgcaacgCTTTGTTCTGAGTATCTGCTGTCAGCACACAGTGCAGCAGTAACTACAACCACACGTTTCTGTAGATGCTGAACATCAGCCTGGAGGAATCTGACCTCAGGTCTGCACAcagagcagcttcacctctgggATAATGCTGGCTTCAGCTCCTTCTACAatcaggcagaaggttctgCACCATCAGGACACAAACAGAGAGGAGCTTCTATCCTCAGACCATCCAAGTCCTAAATCAGAACGTGCTCCCCTCATAGCATCACCATCAGGGTTTAAACAGGACCTTACATCATGTTCTTGTCTCACTGTCATATTTCAGATCATATCTGATTATTATGACGTCACACGCTGCTACACTGATCCTGCTGCTTCATTACTGCTGATATTACTCTGCTCACTCTGTTCACTTACTCTGTTTACATCACTTTGCTCATTTGGGTTGTTCTGCTTGCACTGCTCTGTCAGTACATGCTGTGCTAATGTGGCACAAAGCAGGTTAACATTACATCTGCACaatgtttcattatttcatttaatgATTGTTTCTAATGTTTTGTCCAGTCACAGGAGCAGCTCAGCACATTTCACTGTGTTGACGTGTTTGACGATGCCTGTGACAAATAAACAGCCTCGGACTCTTCAATCTTCTACATTTCTTTGGAGATCAGCTCAGTGGCCTGTTGAGACCATCTTTCTGATGACTCAGTTCAGATTATTATCCTGatactttcttttaaaatgtgatgAAATCATTTATCTGATGTTCTGGCACAAATACACCAAAACAGTCCCAAACAGCATAAACCACCATGTTACACACAGTGTAATAAAAATACAGGCaactacaaataaaaacacttttaaaatataaactgaAATTGTAAAGTGGTCACAGAATTTCAAACACCCATAAATGAGTCAGCAGCTCTCTTACATGGTCAGCTGAGCTCCATGATTGAAGAACATTGTTGGTGCAGGTTCATGACTGAAGTCTGGAGGAAGTATGTCTTTGGACcagtcactcctcacagacacacagctggatactcgagactgtgacctctgacctctgcaaaTACAACCACATCACATTCATATCACATGAATTACTGATTAATCTCTGTTTAAAATCTTTTAAGcagctgcaaacacacaaactggatAATGTGATGGTTTCTGTCAGTAACAGTTATCACAGATTAGAGTACAGACGGCTGCAGAGACGTTCACAGCAACACAGAAGAAATCATTACCTTGGATTGCATTACTACGAGGATTaatactagagatggcacgataccatttttttatgtccgataccgatatcataaatttggatatctgtcgataccgatatgaagccgatatagtgtgtttttaatcaataaaactgtttttttaatatcttgctgcattttgtataagttcatactcaagtttaaataaacaacaacactgaagctattctgttatacctgtgtgtaaaaaatacactgcacccaaaatatttcatagttcagcaacactgatcaatctaataaacttaaacctgcaccatcctccctattctggtattttaaaaagtacttagcagaaatattaagcaacctaactaatagggttgcaaactcccagcaaaaaaaggaaaccaccccccaccctccacctcatgatgcttaatcgacctAATCatctttaatttgatg
It includes:
- the LOC109199432 gene encoding NACHT, LRR and PYD domains-containing protein 12 isoform X5, with the translated sequence MEEEDGAASAASSCVCVRSDGVTQTPPHYSHGPAATKFFNHGAQLTIGQRSQSPVSSCVSVRSDWSKDILPPDFSHEPAPTVNFIHGAQLTIGQRSQSRVSSCVSVRSDWSKDILPPDFSHEPAPTMFFNHGAQLTIGRKRKRSGVCEEELSCCALCQDVLKDPVSTSCGHWFCRQCISSYWDQSASSGDSSCPQCGKRSRTRAGLQTASQSSCVQTDVGLQEVLDEHKISLRRRCESVTEGSDETGSRTLLNSIYTELYITEGQSEEVHTQHEVRQLETASKMDALHDTPISCQDIFKAFPDQQRSIRVVLTNGVAGVGKTFSVQKFTLDWAEGLENQHISPVVLLSFRELNLVRDEQYSLLELIHVFHPTLQSVTAEQLTVCNLLFIFDGLDESRLSLDFTNRKLLSDVTQKSSVSQLLTNLIEGNLLPSALVWITSRPAAANQIPPTCVDRLTEVRGFTDAQKEEYFRRRFSDEELSSRIISHMKTSRSLHIMCSIPVFCWMTATVLEHMLTTEERGELPKTLTDMYSHFLLVQTKRKKNKYHEGHETSPQELMEADREVLLKLGRLAFEHLEKGNIMFYQEDLEQCGLDVTEASVYSGVCTEIFKRECVIFQKPVYCFVHLSIQEFLAAVYMFHCYTNRKSEVLQDFLGKTCKKSSLDDFLKLIIKKSIQSKNGLLDLFVRFLHGLCLESNQRLLGGLLGQTEISPETIQTVINNLKKMNSDKISPDRSINIFHCLMEMNDLSVHQEIQEFLKSENRSEKELTEIQCSALAFMLQMSEEVLDEFDLQKYNTSTEGRLRLTAAVRNCRKAGLCKCGLSETHCEVVASALKSNPSHLTELDMSKNKLQDSGVKLLCAGLESPNCRLETLRLEHCGLSEISCDYLAAALKSNPSHLRELDLSWNNYLQDSGVKHLCGFLESPGCGLETLRLKECGLSKISCDYLAAALKSNPSHLRELDLSSDSHYFLNNNYLQDSGVKHLCGFLESPGCGLETLRLIRCGLSEISCGYLAAALKSNPSHLRELDLSGDSSSSVIKIINKLQDSGVKHLCGFLESPGCKLETLRLRGCGLSKISCDYLAAALKSNPSRLRELDLRGNNLKDKGVKQLSDLKESPDYRLETLVR